One Pelotomaculum isophthalicicum JI genomic region harbors:
- a CDS encoding nucleotidyltransferase family protein → MINAVVLGGSLNNGPLKEYSPVDYEALIPVGSKLMVEYVVEALLSARHIDRVLVVGPVKELAPLLNGARVSLTGAAGGVMENVEAGLKEMPGEERVLIVTSDIPMLTARSVDNFIELCGDMSGDIYYPIIPKEFVEKHFASTKRTYVTLKEGVFTGGNVFLFNPAVFKQCVENGQRIFEQRKSPVGLCRLIGLSFVLKYLLHILAVKDVQKKVSELLAVKGEVVVSQYPEIGVDVDKPGDLELARRILGS, encoded by the coding sequence ATGATTAATGCCGTGGTTCTGGGCGGGAGCCTGAATAACGGCCCTTTGAAGGAGTACAGCCCGGTTGACTATGAAGCGTTGATACCGGTAGGCTCAAAACTCATGGTTGAATACGTGGTGGAAGCGCTTCTCAGCGCCCGGCATATCGACAGGGTCCTGGTGGTTGGCCCGGTGAAGGAGCTCGCCCCGCTTCTAAACGGAGCAAGAGTGTCATTGACCGGCGCGGCCGGCGGTGTCATGGAAAATGTCGAGGCCGGGCTGAAAGAGATGCCAGGCGAGGAAAGAGTGCTTATAGTCACGTCGGACATACCCATGCTGACTGCCCGTTCAGTGGACAACTTTATTGAGCTTTGCGGCGACATGTCCGGCGATATCTATTACCCGATCATACCAAAGGAATTTGTAGAGAAGCATTTCGCTTCCACGAAACGCACCTATGTTACATTAAAAGAAGGGGTATTTACGGGAGGGAATGTTTTTCTCTTTAATCCCGCGGTTTTTAAGCAGTGTGTTGAGAACGGGCAAAGAATCTTTGAGCAGCGCAAGAGTCCCGTTGGGCTTTGCCGCTTAATCGGCCTTTCTTTTGTTCTCAAGTACTTGCTGCATATTCTTGCCGTCAAGGACGTGCAAAAAAAGGTCTCCGAACTGTTGGCTGTAAAGGGAGAAGTAGTTGTTTCACAGTATCCCGAAATAGGCGTGGATGTTGATAAACCAGGCGACCTGGAGCTGGCCAGGCGGATTCTGGGTAGTTAG
- a CDS encoding GntR family transcriptional regulator: protein MEQPRLVPIMLDNYKPLRELVFESLREAILLGRLKPGERLMEVQLAEEMGVSRTPVREAIRKLELDGFVIMVPRKGAYVAGITLKDIADVFEVRAALEGMAAGLAAERITDEELDQLERSLVQIRESQSGDNINAVVEGDTAFHDIIYQASRNQQLVQIITHLREQIQRFRMTSLSQPGRSKFALDEHKKIVEAISDRDVELARVLAREHIENAEQSLLNAVRKEEQSND from the coding sequence ATGGAGCAGCCTAGATTAGTGCCGATCATGCTGGATAATTATAAACCCCTGCGGGAACTGGTTTTTGAATCCCTCCGGGAAGCTATTCTTTTAGGACGTCTTAAACCAGGGGAACGCTTGATGGAAGTGCAACTGGCTGAAGAAATGGGAGTGAGCCGCACCCCGGTCCGGGAAGCGATCAGAAAATTGGAACTGGACGGTTTTGTAATTATGGTTCCCCGCAAGGGCGCGTATGTGGCGGGTATCACCCTCAAGGACATCGCGGATGTTTTTGAGGTGCGGGCGGCTTTGGAAGGGATGGCGGCCGGGTTGGCGGCGGAGCGGATCACTGATGAGGAACTGGACCAGCTGGAACGTTCACTGGTGCAAATCAGAGAATCTCAGTCAGGGGATAATATCAATGCTGTCGTTGAAGGGGACACGGCTTTTCACGACATCATTTACCAGGCTTCCCGCAACCAGCAGTTGGTGCAGATTATCACTCATCTCCGGGAGCAGATCCAGCGCTTCAGGATGACGTCTCTATCCCAGCCCGGACGGAGCAAGTTCGCCCTGGACGAGCATAAAAAGATTGTCGAGGCTATATCCGACCGCGATGTGGAGCTGGCCAGGGTGTTGGCCAGGGAACATATTGAGAATGCCGAACAAAGTCTTTTAAATGCGGTGAGAAAGGAAGAACAAAGTAATGATTAA
- the ispE gene encoding 4-(cytidine 5'-diphospho)-2-C-methyl-D-erythritol kinase — protein sequence MVIKVYARAKINLTLDVLGKRPDGYHQVETVMQSIELHDCLEFTPLEDGVSLTVAGGEVPSGADNLVYRAALLMRKLAGDKKGISIKLNKNIPVAAGLGGGSADAAATLSALNEIWGIHLPARDLLSLGEKLGSDVPFCLLGGTALAGGRGELLESLPPCPRMGLVLVKPSFGVSTASVYRAYDSCPSGKRPGTVAMIKAIGERDIDCIVQNLANVLEIATISMHPEIAGIKKRLLEAGALGVLMSGSGPTVFGVTADLEAARAVADRYPNCGERVLATETFNPERS from the coding sequence ATGGTGATCAAGGTTTATGCGCGGGCTAAAATCAACCTGACTCTTGATGTGCTGGGGAAGCGGCCGGACGGCTATCACCAGGTGGAGACGGTAATGCAGTCAATTGAACTGCACGACTGTCTGGAGTTCACGCCTCTGGAGGATGGCGTTTCGCTTACAGTGGCGGGAGGGGAAGTTCCTTCCGGCGCGGATAATCTGGTCTACAGGGCAGCCCTATTAATGCGGAAGCTCGCCGGTGATAAAAAAGGCATAAGCATTAAGCTGAATAAGAACATTCCGGTGGCGGCCGGCCTGGGTGGGGGGTCGGCGGATGCCGCGGCGACTTTATCGGCATTAAATGAAATTTGGGGGATTCACCTGCCTGCCCGGGACCTTTTGTCATTGGGAGAAAAACTGGGTTCCGACGTGCCGTTTTGCTTGCTTGGCGGAACGGCTCTGGCCGGCGGCAGGGGGGAATTGCTCGAATCGCTTCCCCCGTGTCCCCGTATGGGTTTGGTGCTGGTAAAGCCGTCTTTCGGTGTCTCAACCGCTTCCGTTTACCGTGCTTATGATTCGTGTCCGTCCGGGAAAAGGCCGGGAACGGTTGCCATGATCAAAGCTATCGGGGAAAGAGATATTGACTGCATTGTCCAAAACCTTGCCAATGTGCTGGAAATAGCTACGATATCGATGCACCCGGAAATTGCCGGAATTAAAAAAAGGCTGCTGGAAGCGGGGGCCCTGGGCGTACTCATGTCAGGCAGCGGACCGACTGTTTTCGGAGTGACTGCGGACCTTGAAGCAGCCCGCGCGGTGGCTGACCGCTACCCAAATTGTGGTGAACGGGTGCTGGCAACGGAAACATTTAACCCGGAACGCAGTTGA
- a CDS encoding L,D-transpeptidase family protein has protein sequence MPDSLTRSYSSHISVNLASRRLTYYERERVKKVYPVGVGKPSTPTPTGNYSIVEKIVNPGGMLGSRWMGLSIQQGNYGIHGTNNPSSIGGYVSHGCIRMYNQDVEELFPNVQIGTPVNIHSGAAELGQEDIHNNTHNMTTNHTIQAGETLWEIAERYGKTLNQILQANQISDPDVIYPGQQIIIPG, from the coding sequence ATGCCTGACAGTTTGACCAGATCTTACAGCAGTCACATTTCTGTCAACCTGGCCAGCCGGCGGCTAACTTATTACGAGAGGGAACGCGTAAAAAAAGTTTATCCCGTGGGAGTAGGCAAACCATCAACTCCTACACCGACAGGAAATTACTCAATAGTTGAAAAAATAGTGAACCCGGGAGGAATGCTTGGGAGCCGCTGGATGGGTTTATCTATTCAGCAAGGGAATTACGGCATCCACGGAACCAATAATCCGTCTTCTATCGGAGGCTACGTGTCACACGGTTGTATCCGCATGTATAACCAGGACGTTGAGGAACTTTTCCCGAATGTTCAAATCGGCACACCGGTCAATATTCATTCCGGCGCGGCTGAACTGGGGCAAGAGGATATTCATAACAACACGCATAACATGACGACTAACCATACCATTCAAGCAGGCGAAACACTGTGGGAAATCGCCGAACGGTATGGTAAAACACTTAATCAGATTCTACAGGCTAACCAAATCAGCGACCCGGACGTTATTTACCCAGGCCAGCAAATTATCATTCCGGGATAA
- a CDS encoding ZIP family metal transporter yields MSGIVLQGLIAGLGTCLGALLVIVLGRMRPGTLSLMLGLASGIMTAVIIFDLLPSSLRYGSPTAALGGFMGGIALMLALDLGTNIFAPVTFPGRDYLKMGYLIATGIALHDLPEGLAIAAGFATAEKLGPLLVLAIGLHNIPEGMATSAPLRHGGLGAGRVLAINIIISLITPIGTFFGLVLVESSRSFVGPLLAFAAGAMTYIVLGELAPESRRNNRTLSYLGMLFGLSLIILLSFIV; encoded by the coding sequence TTGAGTGGTATCGTTCTGCAGGGACTGATCGCCGGTCTTGGAACATGCCTTGGAGCATTGCTTGTCATCGTACTCGGACGGATGCGCCCGGGCACCCTTTCGCTTATGCTCGGCCTGGCCTCAGGGATAATGACCGCCGTAATCATTTTCGACCTTTTACCGTCCTCCCTTCGCTACGGCAGCCCGACAGCCGCCCTGGGCGGTTTTATGGGGGGAATCGCCCTGATGCTGGCGCTGGATTTGGGGACCAATATATTCGCCCCCGTGACCTTTCCAGGAAGAGACTACTTGAAAATGGGTTACCTGATCGCCACCGGTATCGCCCTGCACGATCTCCCCGAAGGGCTGGCTATTGCCGCCGGCTTCGCGACAGCCGAGAAACTTGGCCCGCTCCTGGTCCTGGCTATCGGCCTGCACAACATTCCGGAAGGAATGGCGACGTCGGCGCCGTTGCGTCACGGGGGCTTAGGAGCAGGGCGGGTACTGGCGATTAATATTATAATCAGCTTAATTACACCTATCGGTACTTTCTTCGGGCTGGTCCTGGTTGAAAGCTCCCGCTCCTTCGTCGGCCCGCTGTTGGCTTTTGCCGCGGGTGCCATGACCTATATTGTGCTCGGGGAACTTGCCCCCGAATCCCGCCGCAACAACCGGACACTGTCATATCTAGGTATGCTTTTCGGGTTGAGCCTGATCATCCTGCTGAGTTTTATTGTTTAA
- a CDS encoding DMT family transporter, whose protein sequence is MNITPEILPLAIAALAGIIMAIQGSINSALGKVIGLWEATLVVHVVGLLLVTVLLFVCRLGDGCLANISHVPWYTYLGGILGVLIVYGVVSTMPKVGVAPATTAIIVGQVFTAGLVDHFGLFGMEKIPFSLWNVLGTLLMAGGAWLILKQ, encoded by the coding sequence ATGAACATTACACCGGAGATTCTACCCCTGGCTATAGCGGCTTTGGCAGGGATTATTATGGCTATCCAGGGGTCTATTAATTCAGCCTTGGGCAAAGTAATCGGGCTTTGGGAAGCTACTTTGGTCGTTCACGTGGTCGGGCTATTGCTTGTTACGGTTTTGTTGTTTGTATGCCGCTTGGGTGACGGCTGCCTGGCAAACATTTCTCATGTTCCCTGGTATACTTACCTTGGTGGTATATTGGGGGTACTTATTGTGTATGGTGTGGTCAGTACCATGCCGAAGGTCGGTGTGGCGCCGGCCACCACGGCGATTATTGTCGGACAGGTTTTCACGGCGGGTTTGGTTGACCATTTCGGCCTGTTCGGTATGGAAAAAATTCCTTTCAGTCTATGGAATGTTTTGGGGACGCTATTAATGGCGGGGGGCGCCTGGCTTATCCTTAAACAATAA
- a CDS encoding type II toxin-antitoxin system HicB family antitoxin, whose translation MMRNYLVIIEKANGNFSAYLPDVPGVIATGKNVEKTRKAIETALTMHLNGLKEDGLPIPEPAAHADYVVSAI comes from the coding sequence ATGATGAGAAACTACCTGGTCATAATTGAAAAGGCAAATGGTAACTTTTCCGCTTATCTGCCAGACGTTCCAGGAGTTATAGCAACAGGTAAAAACGTCGAAAAAACGCGCAAGGCGATTGAGACAGCATTAACAATGCATTTAAACGGGCTAAAAGAAGATGGTCTACCGATCCCCGAACCGGCTGCCCATGCCGACTATGTGGTTTCGGCAATATAA